One genomic window of Thalassolituus hydrocarboniclasticus includes the following:
- a CDS encoding ABCB family ABC transporter ATP-binding protein/permease: MKSSQSLPDTPPDRYRGWHWVKTLWPYLMEHRWRVLAALLCLVGAKLASVSMPFLLKYQVDHLSAVDKQAINPADWWLWFPLALLLAYGAVRFLNVFMGEVRDLLFGRVTERAMRRMALKVFEHLHTLSLEFHLNRQTGALQRDIERGTNGISFLLRFMIFNIIPTFLELFLVIGLLLANYPPVFGIITAVAVMAYVAYSVKVTEWRTHYVREANRMDSTTHARALDSLLNYETVKYFTAEQREAEAYDSSLAQWEQARRMNRFSLFSLNSGQALIVSVAMGSMLLFAAYYVLIGRMTLGDFTLVNAFMFQLFVPLNFLGFVYREIKASMANIERMFELLDEQSAVKDNGTGTLQVGQGEVVFRNLQFAYQPERPILRGLNLTLDAGKTLAVVGSSGAGKSTLTKLLFRFYDAQQGEILIDGQPIQSVPQQQLRQALGIVPQDTVLFNDTLKNNLLYARPEATDAELAEVIRMAHLQKLENECPDGMDTVVGERGLKLSGGEKQRIAIARMLLKRPAIMVFDEATSSLDSHTERGIMAEIREVARGHTALIIAHRLSTVVDADCIAVLENGQVVEQGTHQQLLAAGGAYAALWQAQQQSDAAEHVDAEEK, translated from the coding sequence ATGAAATCTTCCCAGTCGCTGCCCGATACTCCTCCGGACCGTTACCGCGGCTGGCACTGGGTGAAAACTCTCTGGCCGTATCTGATGGAGCATCGCTGGCGCGTTCTTGCGGCTTTGCTGTGTCTGGTGGGGGCGAAGCTGGCCAGTGTGTCGATGCCGTTTCTGCTCAAATATCAGGTCGATCACCTGAGTGCAGTCGACAAACAGGCCATTAATCCGGCGGACTGGTGGTTGTGGTTTCCGCTGGCTTTATTGCTGGCCTATGGCGCTGTGCGTTTTTTAAACGTTTTTATGGGCGAAGTGCGCGATTTATTGTTTGGCCGCGTTACTGAGCGGGCCATGCGGCGCATGGCGCTGAAGGTGTTTGAGCATCTGCATACCCTGAGTCTGGAATTTCATTTAAACCGCCAGACCGGCGCATTGCAGCGTGATATTGAGCGTGGCACCAACGGCATCAGTTTTCTGCTGCGCTTTATGATCTTCAATATTATTCCGACCTTTCTCGAGTTGTTTCTGGTAATCGGCTTGTTGCTGGCCAACTACCCGCCGGTGTTCGGCATAATTACCGCTGTAGCGGTCATGGCTTATGTGGCCTATTCGGTAAAAGTAACGGAATGGCGTACCCATTATGTGCGTGAAGCCAACCGTATGGATTCCACCACCCATGCCCGCGCCCTAGACAGTCTGCTGAATTATGAAACGGTCAAATATTTTACCGCCGAGCAGCGCGAAGCTGAGGCTTATGACAGCTCGCTGGCGCAGTGGGAGCAGGCGCGGCGTATGAACCGCTTTTCGCTGTTCAGTCTGAACAGCGGGCAGGCGCTGATTGTCAGTGTCGCGATGGGCTCAATGCTGTTATTCGCTGCTTACTACGTACTGATTGGCCGCATGACTCTGGGCGACTTTACCCTGGTGAATGCCTTTATGTTTCAGCTGTTTGTACCACTGAATTTTCTGGGTTTTGTTTATCGTGAAATCAAAGCGTCGATGGCCAATATCGAGCGTATGTTTGAGCTGCTGGATGAGCAGTCAGCGGTCAAAGATAACGGCACGGGAACCCTGCAGGTTGGTCAGGGTGAAGTGGTATTCCGTAATCTTCAGTTTGCCTACCAGCCGGAGCGGCCTATTTTACGCGGCCTGAATTTAACCCTGGATGCCGGAAAAACACTGGCGGTGGTTGGTTCCAGCGGTGCCGGTAAATCGACCCTGACCAAATTATTATTCCGTTTTTACGATGCACAGCAGGGCGAGATTCTGATTGATGGTCAGCCCATACAGTCGGTGCCGCAGCAACAATTAAGGCAGGCGCTGGGCATCGTGCCGCAGGATACGGTGCTGTTTAACGATACACTGAAAAATAACCTGCTGTACGCCCGCCCCGAGGCAACAGATGCTGAACTTGCTGAGGTGATCCGTATGGCGCATTTACAGAAACTGGAGAATGAATGCCCGGATGGTATGGATACCGTAGTGGGTGAGCGTGGACTGAAATTGTCCGGCGGTGAAAAACAGCGCATCGCCATTGCCCGTATGCTGCTTAAACGCCCGGCAATTATGGTGTTTGATGAAGCGACTTCGTCGCTCGATTCCCATACCGAACGCGGCATTATGGCTGAAATCCGCGAAGTGGCGCGTGGTCATACGGCGCTGATTATTGCTCACCGTTTATCGACGGTGGTTGATGCTGATTGTATTGCGGTGCTAGAGAATGGTCAGGTGGTCGAGCAGGGCACCCACCAGCAATTGCTGGCCGCCGGCGGTGCCTATGCCGCATTGTGGCAGGCGCAACAGCAATCGGATGCTGCTGAGCATGTGGACGCTGAGGAAAAGTAA
- the xni gene encoding flap endonuclease Xni codes for MHLLIVDAMNLIRRIYAAAADTELPLEATRSRCLSAIARNAEYAKATHVAMVFEQKCQTWRHELWPDYKLGRPPMPEELQRDLADMQRYFQQSGVFCLELAGWEGDDVMATLASKAAFAGLQVTILSTDKGFCQLVNPRLSVRNHFDRFTWDELMVEQKFGLKPQQLADFWALTGDSTNHLPGVAGIGPKTAGHLLDQFGSLDVLLVQREQCDTKVRNALNEHWATAVLTRILARLRTDVPLGFNLHDLRWQSGR; via the coding sequence ATGCACCTGTTAATTGTTGATGCAATGAACCTGATCCGCCGTATTTATGCGGCGGCGGCCGACACCGAATTACCGCTGGAGGCGACCCGCAGCCGGTGTTTAAGCGCCATTGCGCGCAATGCGGAATACGCCAAAGCCACCCATGTGGCGATGGTGTTTGAGCAGAAATGTCAGACCTGGCGCCATGAGTTGTGGCCGGATTACAAGCTGGGCCGGCCACCGATGCCGGAAGAATTACAGCGCGACCTGGCCGATATGCAGCGCTATTTTCAGCAGTCGGGCGTGTTTTGCCTTGAGCTGGCTGGTTGGGAAGGTGATGACGTGATGGCCACGCTGGCGAGCAAAGCTGCTTTTGCCGGTCTGCAGGTGACGATTCTGTCGACCGATAAAGGCTTCTGCCAGCTGGTGAATCCACGCCTGAGTGTACGCAATCATTTTGACCGCTTTACCTGGGATGAACTGATGGTTGAGCAGAAATTTGGTCTTAAACCCCAGCAGCTGGCCGATTTCTGGGCACTGACCGGCGACAGTACCAATCATTTGCCCGGCGTGGCGGGCATTGGCCCGAAAACCGCTGGTCATCTGCTGGATCAGTTCGGTTCACTGGATGTGTTGCTGGTACAGCGTGAGCAGTGTGATACCAAAGTGCGCAACGCCCTGAATGAACACTGGGCTACCGCTGTGCTTACCCGGATTCTGGCACGACTGCGAACCGATGTGCCGTTGGGGTTCAACCTGCACGATCTGCGCTGGCAAAGCGGCCGCTGA
- a CDS encoding acyl-CoA thioesterase → MSVDIKVRGYHLDIYHHVNNGRYLEFLEEGRWDYFDRHQFIQLFEAQNLAFVVANINISYRRPAYAGETIRISTRMEKIGNKSAQMVQEVRLLENGEAITLIADAVVTFCLMDSDTQKAVPIEGNARTVLETMIEDGL, encoded by the coding sequence ATGTCCGTCGATATCAAAGTCCGGGGTTATCACCTCGACATCTACCACCATGTAAACAACGGCCGCTATCTGGAATTTCTGGAAGAGGGGCGTTGGGATTACTTCGATCGTCACCAGTTTATTCAGCTGTTTGAAGCGCAGAATCTGGCCTTTGTCGTGGCCAATATCAACATCAGTTACCGTCGCCCGGCGTATGCCGGCGAAACAATCCGTATCAGCACGCGGATGGAAAAAATCGGTAACAAAAGTGCGCAGATGGTGCAGGAAGTCCGCCTACTGGAAAATGGCGAAGCGATCACGCTGATTGCCGATGCGGTGGTTACTTTTTGTCTGATGGATTCGGATACTCAGAAAGCCGTGCCGATCGAGGGCAATGCCCGGACGGTGCTGGAAACCATGATTGAGGATGGTTTATGA
- a CDS encoding tRNA-(ms[2]io[6]A)-hydroxylase — MSVKDVLSEINSFLGCATPDAWIDEALKNQETLLIDHANCEKKAATTAMNLLYKHIDREDLLKKMSQLAREELLHFEQVVNIMKDRGIAYRHVSSSRYAAGLREQVRKGGINELVDVLIVGAFIEARSCERFAKLAPFLDDVLAKFYRSLLRSEGRHYQDYLALAAQYADAPIAERVAEFREFERELIESPDPEFRFHSGVPVAA; from the coding sequence ATGAGCGTAAAAGACGTACTGAGCGAAATTAACAGCTTTCTCGGCTGTGCAACACCGGATGCCTGGATCGATGAGGCCCTGAAAAATCAGGAAACCCTGCTGATTGATCATGCCAACTGTGAGAAAAAAGCCGCCACCACGGCGATGAACCTGCTTTACAAACACATTGATCGTGAAGACCTGCTGAAAAAAATGAGCCAGCTGGCGCGTGAAGAGCTGCTGCATTTTGAGCAGGTGGTTAACATCATGAAAGACCGTGGCATTGCTTACCGGCATGTATCCTCGTCGCGCTATGCGGCGGGTTTGCGTGAGCAGGTGCGCAAAGGCGGGATCAATGAACTGGTGGATGTGCTGATTGTCGGCGCTTTTATTGAGGCCCGTTCCTGTGAGCGTTTTGCCAAACTGGCACCGTTTCTGGATGACGTGCTGGCAAAATTTTACCGCTCACTGCTGCGCTCTGAAGGTCGTCATTATCAGGATTATCTGGCGCTTGCTGCGCAGTATGCCGACGCGCCCATTGCTGAGCGGGTGGCGGAATTCCGCGAGTTCGAGCGCGAACTGATCGAATCTCCCGACCCTGAATTCCGCTTTCACAGCGGTGTGCCTGTGGCGGCTTAA
- a CDS encoding gas vesicle protein GvpG, with amino-acid sequence MTARAVLNALEANRRYTDLKDAEARLSQARRDLDAGAIDEEEYSHIADVCRKIIRASSDG; translated from the coding sequence ATGACCGCGCGCGCCGTTCTTAACGCACTGGAAGCCAATCGCCGTTACACCGACCTCAAGGATGCGGAAGCCCGCTTATCGCAGGCGCGCCGGGATCTGGATGCCGGCGCCATAGATGAAGAAGAATACAGTCATATCGCGGACGTTTGCCGCAAAATCATCCGCGCCAGCAGTGACGGCTGA
- a CDS encoding alpha/beta fold hydrolase, translating into MSVESNIFSTLTPWWDGQSRDLHGLQREGAEGAPLLHFLHGNGFSAHTLAPLAAALPGDWNLLLTDVPGHGGSQQPAHHMPDWLRMARRVGDALEVRNGGRKAIGIGHSMGGVMTLMLAAERPHLFERIVLLDPVLFSAEILLYQRLARKTGLWKRTALVKAVQGRRSAWPDAASLRQDLQRKSLYRNWDAEALEGFILGATKATTEGLELACNPAWEAAIFGSYPRGLWQAVHRVAVPVDILVAADSYPFILKSARKAAKANHNIRFEMAPGSHCFPMEQPAQTAQRIKELLAINT; encoded by the coding sequence ATGTCTGTTGAATCGAATATTTTCAGTACGCTGACCCCATGGTGGGACGGACAAAGCCGTGACCTGCATGGCCTTCAGCGTGAGGGTGCCGAGGGTGCGCCGTTACTGCATTTTCTGCACGGTAACGGTTTCAGTGCGCATACGCTGGCGCCGTTGGCTGCGGCGTTACCCGGTGACTGGAATCTGCTGCTGACTGACGTGCCGGGACACGGTGGCTCGCAACAGCCTGCGCATCATATGCCGGACTGGTTACGTATGGCGCGCCGGGTGGGTGATGCTCTGGAAGTACGCAATGGTGGCCGCAAGGCTATTGGCATTGGCCACTCCATGGGTGGGGTTATGACACTGATGCTGGCAGCTGAGCGTCCACACCTGTTTGAGCGCATTGTTTTGCTGGACCCGGTGCTGTTCTCCGCCGAGATTCTGTTGTACCAGCGTCTGGCGCGCAAAACGGGTTTGTGGAAGCGCACGGCTCTGGTGAAAGCCGTGCAGGGGCGCCGTTCGGCATGGCCGGATGCCGCCAGTCTGCGTCAGGATCTGCAGCGCAAGTCTTTGTACCGTAACTGGGATGCTGAGGCCCTTGAGGGCTTTATTCTGGGCGCAACAAAAGCGACCACCGAGGGACTTGAACTGGCCTGCAATCCGGCCTGGGAAGCGGCGATTTTTGGTTCTTATCCGCGTGGTTTATGGCAGGCGGTGCATCGCGTGGCGGTACCGGTTGATATTCTGGTGGCCGCTGACAGCTATCCGTTCATTCTTAAGTCGGCGCGCAAAGCCGCCAAAGCTAACCACAATATCCGCTTTGAAATGGCGCCCGGCAGCCATTGCTTCCCGATGGAGCAGCCTGCGCAGACGGCTCAGCGGATTAAAGAGCTGTTGGCTATAAACACCTGA
- a CDS encoding DMP19 family protein, with translation MNMEIQAALDVADETDSFLQITDVIYDKEAESGFEALTDAEKTVFCIDNLLKEMENGGFVQFIHHETGAYTEETLEALERIKAKGTYSLLERLIALFDGQKIPKDEDERIQMFDHIESEHADDIAELDDRFYDVGENLVGLTLLFVSKNLKEFR, from the coding sequence ATGAACATGGAGATTCAGGCAGCACTTGATGTTGCCGATGAAACTGATTCATTTCTTCAGATTACCGACGTCATTTACGACAAGGAAGCTGAGTCAGGATTTGAAGCGCTGACGGATGCAGAGAAAACCGTTTTTTGTATCGACAACCTGCTAAAGGAAATGGAAAACGGTGGCTTCGTTCAGTTCATCCATCACGAAACCGGGGCATATACCGAGGAAACCCTCGAAGCACTGGAAAGGATCAAGGCAAAAGGAACCTATAGCCTGCTGGAACGCCTGATTGCCTTATTTGACGGGCAGAAAATCCCGAAAGATGAGGATGAACGGATTCAGATGTTCGATCATATCGAAAGTGAACACGCCGACGATATAGCTGAACTTGATGACCGTTTCTATGATGTGGGCGAGAACCTTGTCGGTCTGACGTTGCTGTTTGTCAGTAAAAATCTGAAAGAGTTTCGCTGA
- a CDS encoding diacylglycerol kinase family protein, with amino-acid sequence MIRWLVRRRQSFAYAFSGLIYMLRSQPHAQIHMLAILLVVIAGILTGLARLEWIVLVISMALVLSLEAMNTALETLADALHPSHHPLVGKAKDLAAAAVLVSALASVIIGTLIFIPHWLP; translated from the coding sequence ATGATCCGATGGCTTGTACGGCGGCGGCAGAGCTTTGCTTATGCTTTCTCCGGTCTGATTTATATGTTGCGCAGTCAGCCGCATGCGCAGATTCATATGCTGGCAATTCTGCTGGTTGTTATTGCCGGTATTTTAACGGGTCTGGCGCGGCTGGAATGGATTGTGCTGGTGATCTCAATGGCTCTGGTGCTGTCACTTGAAGCTATGAATACGGCACTCGAAACTCTGGCAGATGCACTCCATCCTTCCCATCATCCACTGGTTGGTAAGGCCAAAGATCTGGCCGCTGCAGCGGTACTGGTATCGGCATTGGCATCTGTTATTATCGGCACGCTGATTTTTATTCCGCACTGGCTGCCGTAA
- a CDS encoding chalcone isomerase family protein has product MMRILLGLTLALGLILNANARQIEGAEIAEQLTLNGQELTLNGAGVRSKFFLDVYVAALYLGNKSNDAAAIVAADEPMAIRLHIVSGMINSKRMSESTRDGFVRSTGGNLAPIESDVEELIKAFRDEVKEGDVFELAYTPESGVTVYRNGEEKSNVKGLKFKQALFGIWLSEDPIQKSLKKGMING; this is encoded by the coding sequence ATGATGCGTATCTTACTGGGCCTCACGCTGGCTCTTGGCCTGATATTGAATGCGAACGCCAGACAGATAGAAGGTGCTGAAATTGCTGAGCAGCTGACCCTTAATGGTCAGGAGTTGACTCTCAATGGTGCTGGTGTCCGTTCAAAATTCTTTCTTGATGTTTACGTTGCGGCCCTTTACCTCGGTAATAAAAGCAACGATGCTGCGGCCATTGTGGCTGCCGATGAGCCAATGGCGATCCGTCTGCATATCGTATCCGGCATGATCAACAGTAAGCGTATGTCAGAATCCACCCGTGATGGTTTTGTGCGGTCAACCGGTGGCAATCTCGCCCCGATTGAAAGTGATGTGGAAGAGCTGATTAAGGCATTCCGCGATGAGGTAAAAGAAGGCGATGTTTTTGAACTGGCGTACACGCCTGAGTCCGGTGTCACGGTTTACCGCAATGGCGAAGAGAAATCGAATGTTAAAGGGCTTAAGTTCAAGCAGGCGTTGTTTGGTATCTGGTTGTCGGAAGATCCTATTCAGAAATCACTGAAAAAAGGCATGATTAACGGCTGA
- a CDS encoding hybrid sensor histidine kinase/response regulator gives MSSRGDMPLVASVDAFLPERIVLLVVDDDEAVLQVTRLILSRFRYKDRPLEILEAGSAAQAREVLALRPDIAVILLDVVMESDDAGLRLVEHIRNQLNNHHIRILLRTGQAGYAPERQVVQEYDINDYLVKSDATQSRLFLSLTAAIRSYSDILRAEELARRIAEAEHQRQLADQASLAKTDFLAHMSHEIRTPLNGVAGIVELLAETSLSAEQAELLRDLRYVSSALLDVVNDVLDVAKIEAGKLELNVHDFHLPELLEKVSAVFSAAMQQKTIDFQVQQSPGLPQWVSGDAQRIQQVLINYLGNAYKFTPPGGRIILRITCASVSGGYELIAEVEDNGKGIRAERLADIFNAYEQESAQTASHYGGTGLGLSLSRSLAVLMGGSVGADSEYGHGSRFWLKVPLQPAQSQAPLAGEADVPAADALAGWNIVVGEDDPTSQKVIRRLLEKQGARVDVFADGQALLDSEAFMAADVVLLDYHMPQLDGPDTARRLREAGYHKPVLALTAGIIDIERERCLQAGMDEVFGKPLDRQRLICWLLRSRAGEACPRP, from the coding sequence GTGAGTAGCCGCGGGGACATGCCTTTGGTGGCATCCGTCGATGCTTTTTTGCCTGAGCGGATCGTTCTGCTTGTCGTGGATGATGACGAAGCAGTACTGCAGGTTACCCGTCTCATTTTGTCGCGCTTTCGCTATAAAGACCGTCCTCTGGAAATACTGGAAGCCGGCAGTGCTGCTCAGGCCCGCGAAGTTCTTGCCCTGCGTCCGGATATTGCCGTTATTTTGCTGGATGTGGTGATGGAAAGTGATGATGCCGGCTTGCGCCTGGTTGAGCACATCCGCAATCAGCTGAATAATCATCATATCCGTATCCTGCTGCGTACCGGCCAGGCCGGGTATGCCCCTGAACGTCAGGTGGTGCAGGAATACGATATTAACGATTATCTGGTTAAATCCGATGCGACCCAAAGCAGGTTATTCTTATCTCTGACAGCTGCCATTCGCAGTTATAGTGATATTTTAAGAGCGGAAGAGCTGGCTCGTCGTATCGCGGAGGCTGAGCATCAGCGTCAGCTTGCCGATCAGGCTTCATTGGCCAAAACGGATTTTCTTGCGCATATGAGCCATGAAATCCGTACCCCGTTAAATGGTGTTGCCGGTATCGTGGAGTTGTTGGCAGAAACGTCCTTGTCAGCGGAGCAGGCCGAGTTGCTGCGGGATCTGCGTTATGTCAGTTCAGCCTTGCTGGATGTTGTAAATGATGTGCTGGATGTTGCCAAAATTGAAGCCGGCAAGCTGGAGCTGAATGTTCACGACTTTCATCTGCCGGAATTGCTGGAAAAAGTCAGTGCAGTGTTTTCTGCCGCAATGCAGCAGAAAACAATTGATTTTCAGGTACAGCAATCGCCCGGTCTGCCGCAGTGGGTATCCGGAGACGCCCAGCGTATTCAGCAGGTGCTGATTAATTACCTTGGTAACGCCTATAAATTTACCCCGCCAGGGGGGCGGATCATACTGCGAATTACTTGTGCCAGTGTTTCTGGTGGTTATGAGCTCATTGCCGAAGTGGAAGATAACGGTAAGGGAATCCGTGCCGAACGCCTGGCTGATATATTTAACGCATACGAGCAGGAAAGTGCGCAGACGGCCAGTCATTATGGCGGTACCGGCCTTGGCCTGAGTCTGTCCCGCAGTCTGGCGGTGCTGATGGGAGGGAGTGTTGGCGCGGACAGTGAATACGGGCATGGCAGTCGCTTCTGGCTGAAAGTGCCGCTGCAGCCAGCTCAGTCGCAGGCGCCGCTCGCCGGTGAGGCGGATGTTCCGGCCGCTGATGCTCTGGCCGGCTGGAATATTGTGGTTGGAGAGGATGATCCGACCAGCCAGAAAGTGATCCGCCGTCTACTGGAAAAGCAGGGGGCCCGGGTTGACGTTTTTGCGGATGGGCAGGCGTTGCTTGATTCAGAAGCCTTTATGGCGGCCGATGTTGTCCTGCTGGATTACCATATGCCGCAGCTTGATGGTCCGGATACGGCACGGCGTTTACGTGAAGCCGGGTATCATAAACCGGTACTGGCGCTGACCGCCGGTATTATTGATATCGAGCGCGAACGCTGTCTGCAGGCAGGTATGGATGAGGTATTTGGCAAGCCGCTTGACCGGCAGCGCCTGATTTGCTGGTTGTTACGGTCGCGGGCAGGCGAGGCCTGCCCGCGACCTTAG
- a CDS encoding Lon protease family protein: MARTHTAVNASALTQSINPATLTFADTRELETFQGVLGQDRAVNAIQFGVAMQRPGYNIFVMGETGTGRSSYVRDYLKSEAKRQATPSVWCYVNNFRNPREPLAVEMLPQEAGIFRQLISELIDQLLATFPAALEHPTYQQKKSAIDYVFNRRYDKAIEHVEREAHKRGVAVYRDSSAISFTPMRDGKALDETEFAQLSEEEREGFHNNIAELEQMLSDQLAELPQWKRESSNDLRQLNQETIKNAITPLIEPIRNRFEGHEKLLAYLQEMEEHLPRLVLEELVEERLLELREEYAKRSSLEESLMPNIATHHAENSGAPVIYEPHPSYANLFGRIEYANEQGALVTNYQRICPGALHKANGGYLILDAEKVLSEPLVWDALKRALQSRQLKMESPYSEMGLINTTTLLPGVIPLNFKLVLIGSRQVYYLLQEYDEDFKSLFRAVVDFDSDLPLNDDHLLAYARLLKSRIEEQGYADLDQSAVVRMVRYSARLAEQQDVLSARIGEQFDLLAEADFIRQLAQDELICANHIDRALSAKFERTSRVYDKLFEQMLDGTVLLETSGKAIGKINGLTVMSLGDTSFGSPARITATVYPGSKGVVDIEREVSLGQAIHSKGVMILSGFLGNRYAQRFPLAISAHIAMEQSYGYIDGDSASLGELCCLISALIHTPIDQSYAITGSVNQYGEVQAIGGVNEKIEGFFRLCAARGLTGKQGVIIPASNRLNLILNNDVVSAVAAGKFHVHCVTHVDQAIEILMKRKAGKMNSKGEFPAGSVNGDIIARLEAIARMGEKRQND; the protein is encoded by the coding sequence ATGGCCAGAACTCACACTGCGGTAAACGCTTCCGCCCTGACACAAAGCATCAATCCAGCCACCCTGACCTTTGCCGACACCCGTGAACTGGAAACCTTTCAGGGCGTCCTTGGACAAGACAGAGCCGTTAACGCCATTCAGTTTGGCGTTGCCATGCAACGCCCCGGCTACAATATTTTTGTAATGGGCGAGACCGGCACAGGCCGCTCGTCTTACGTTCGCGATTACCTGAAGAGCGAAGCCAAACGTCAGGCCACTCCGAGCGTCTGGTGCTACGTTAATAATTTCCGCAACCCGCGCGAGCCGTTGGCTGTTGAAATGCTGCCGCAGGAAGCCGGAATTTTCCGGCAGCTGATCAGCGAGCTGATCGATCAGCTGCTGGCCACCTTCCCTGCCGCACTGGAACATCCGACCTATCAGCAAAAAAAATCGGCCATTGATTACGTTTTTAACCGCCGCTACGACAAAGCGATTGAACATGTAGAGCGCGAAGCACATAAGCGCGGCGTTGCTGTGTACCGCGACTCCAGCGCCATCAGCTTTACCCCTATGCGCGACGGCAAAGCACTGGACGAAACCGAATTCGCCCAACTGAGCGAAGAAGAACGTGAAGGCTTCCACAACAATATTGCCGAGCTGGAGCAGATGCTCAGCGACCAGCTGGCCGAGCTGCCACAATGGAAACGCGAAAGCAGTAATGACTTGCGCCAGCTGAACCAGGAAACCATCAAAAATGCGATCACACCGCTGATTGAACCAATCCGTAATCGCTTTGAAGGCCATGAAAAGCTGCTGGCTTACCTGCAGGAAATGGAAGAACACCTGCCCAGACTGGTGCTGGAAGAACTGGTTGAAGAACGCTTGCTGGAACTGCGCGAAGAGTACGCCAAACGCAGCAGCCTCGAAGAATCACTGATGCCCAACATCGCCACCCATCACGCGGAAAACAGCGGCGCACCTGTCATCTATGAACCACACCCGAGCTATGCCAATCTGTTCGGCCGTATCGAATACGCCAATGAACAGGGCGCACTGGTCACCAACTATCAGCGCATTTGCCCCGGCGCACTGCACAAAGCCAATGGCGGCTACCTGATACTGGACGCGGAAAAGGTGTTATCTGAACCTCTGGTCTGGGACGCACTGAAACGCGCACTGCAATCCCGCCAGCTGAAGATGGAATCGCCCTACTCCGAAATGGGGCTGATCAACACCACCACCCTGCTGCCCGGGGTTATTCCACTGAATTTCAAACTGGTGCTGATCGGCTCGCGCCAGGTGTACTACCTGCTGCAGGAATACGACGAAGACTTTAAGAGCCTGTTCCGTGCCGTGGTCGATTTTGACAGTGACCTGCCGCTGAACGATGACCATCTGCTGGCCTATGCCCGCCTGCTGAAAAGCCGCATTGAGGAACAGGGTTACGCCGACCTGGATCAGAGCGCCGTGGTCCGCATGGTGCGCTACAGCGCCCGCCTGGCTGAACAACAGGATGTTCTCAGCGCCCGTATCGGTGAACAGTTTGACCTGCTCGCAGAAGCCGACTTTATCCGCCAGCTGGCGCAGGACGAATTAATCTGCGCGAACCATATCGACCGTGCCCTGAGCGCTAAATTTGAGCGCACCAGCCGCGTGTACGATAAGTTATTTGAACAGATGCTCGACGGCACTGTACTGCTGGAAACCAGCGGTAAAGCCATCGGTAAGATCAACGGCTTAACCGTGATGTCGCTGGGCGACACCAGCTTCGGTTCGCCGGCGCGCATTACCGCAACGGTATATCCGGGCAGTAAAGGCGTGGTCGATATTGAGCGCGAAGTATCACTCGGCCAGGCCATTCACTCCAAAGGCGTGATGATTCTCAGCGGTTTTCTCGGCAACCGCTACGCCCAGCGCTTTCCGCTGGCCATTTCGGCGCATATCGCCATGGAACAGTCGTATGGCTATATCGATGGCGACAGCGCCTCTCTGGGCGAACTGTGCTGTCTGATTTCAGCACTGATTCATACCCCCATCGACCAGAGCTATGCCATTACGGGCTCAGTCAACCAATACGGTGAGGTTCAGGCAATCGGCGGGGTCAACGAGAAAATCGAAGGCTTCTTCCGCCTCTGTGCAGCGCGCGGACTGACAGGAAAGCAGGGAGTCATTATTCCGGCATCCAACCGTCTGAACTTAATTCTCAATAACGACGTGGTAAGCGCGGTAGCCGCAGGGAAGTTCCATGTTCACTGCGTTACCCATGTAGATCAGGCCATTGAAATCCTAATGAAACGCAAAGCCGGAAAAATGAACAGCAAAGGAGAATTCCCGGCCGGCAGCGTTAATGGCGACATCATTGCCCGCCTGGAAGCCATCGCCCGCATGGGCGAGAAACGCCAGAACGACTGA
- the ybfE gene encoding LexA regulated protein: protein MSVQPEDRTTIDMFAPSRPGRPRSNPYERSQQCRFNKRTQRQRDKERGLHRLEVKLNAQVVERLDEVCAELDLARADILELALKHWLHL, encoded by the coding sequence ATGTCCGTTCAGCCAGAAGACAGAACTACCATTGATATGTTTGCCCCCAGCAGGCCTGGCCGGCCGCGCAGCAATCCTTATGAGCGTTCGCAGCAATGCCGGTTTAACAAAAGAACGCAGCGTCAGCGCGACAAAGAGCGGGGGTTGCACCGGCTGGAGGTCAAGCTCAACGCGCAGGTGGTTGAGCGTCTGGATGAGGTGTGCGCTGAGCTCGATCTGGCGCGGGCGGATATTCTGGAGCTGGCGCTGAAACACTGGCTGCATCTTTAA